A part of Vicia villosa cultivar HV-30 ecotype Madison, WI unplaced genomic scaffold, Vvil1.0 ctg.000114F_1_1, whole genome shotgun sequence genomic DNA contains:
- the LOC131624304 gene encoding caffeoylshikimate esterase-like, translating into MMRLAGVDDKLHKFLVSNKDEVDARRKAREAFKDIQLNIDHILFKTPCDGIEMKETYEVNSRGIEIFWKSWIPKESKPKATVFFCHGYADTCTFFFEGIARKLASSGYGVFAMDYPGFGLSEGLHGYIPSFDKLVDDVVEQYSKIKENPEFKSLPSFLFGQSMGGAVALKTHLKQPKAWNGAILCAPMCKISENMVPPKLVVHMLTAMANVFPKKKLVPTKDLGDAAFREPKKREQTEYNVISYKDKPRLRTAVELLKITEEIEQKLEEVTLPLLILHGEADTVTDPSVSKALYEKSTSSDKKLELYKDACHALIEGEPDDTIIQVLNDIISWLDEHSLKQNVQSSS; encoded by the exons ATGATGAGGTTAGCAGGTGTTGATGATAAATTGCACAAGTTTTTGGTTTCAAATAAAGATGAAGTTGATGCTAGAAGAAAAGCTCGTGAAGCCTTTAAGGATATTCAGCTTAATATTGATCATATATTGTTTAAG ACTCCATGTGATGGAATAGAAATGAAGGAG ACTTATGAGGTGAACTCAAGAGGCATAGAGATCTTTTGGAAAAGTTGGATTCCTAAAGAATCTAAGCCAAAAGCAACAGTTTTTTTCTGTCATGGATATGCAGATACTTGCACTTTTTTCTTTGAAG GAATAGCTAGAAAACTTGCATCATCTGGATATGGAGTTTTCGCTATGGATTATCCCGGGTTCGGTCTTTCAGAAGGTCTTCATGGATATATTCCAAGTTTCGATAAGCTTGTTGATGATGTCGTTGAGCAGTACTCCAAAATCAAAG AAAATCCAGAgttcaaatctcttccaagttTTCTTTTTGGACAATCAATGGGTGGAGCTGTTGCATTGAAGACACATCTTAAACAACCAAAAGCATGGAATGGTGCAATTCTTTGTGCACCAATGTGTAAA ATCTCGGAGAACATGGTTCCTCCAAAGTTGGTTGTCCATATGCTAACCGCTATGGCAAATGTTTTCCCAAAGAAGAAGTTAGTTCCAACGAAAGATTTAGGAGACGCGGCATTTAgagaaccaaagaaaagggaacaG ACGGAATATAACGTGATTAGTTACAAGGATAAACCGCGCTTGCGCACCGCGGTAGAACTGCTTAAAATTACCGAAGAAATCGAACAAAAGTTGGAAGAA GTGACTCTACCATTACTAATCCTTCATGGAGAAGCTGATACTGTGACTGATCCATCAGTGAGCAAAGCATTGTATGAAAAATCAACTTCTTCAGACAAGAAACTTGAGCTTTACAAAGATGCTTGCCATGCTCTAATTGAGGGTGAGCCTGATGATACAATAATTCAAGTTCTTAATGATATCATTTCTTGGCTTGATGAGCACAGCCTGAAACAAAATGTTCAATCCTCCTCTTAA
- the LOC131624340 gene encoding uncharacterized protein LOC131624340 isoform X2, giving the protein MAWSMERCDLGLDDKIGVVHPATEAYAAEAVQALKAGKVIAVPTDTLYGFACDACLLEAVNRIYEIKGRKHTSPLAICVGDVSDINRFALTDHLPHGLLDSLLPGPVTVVLKRGESSALERSLNPGFDSIGVRVPDCNFIRLIARGSGTALALTSANLSGQPSSVCIKDFEKLWEHCASVYDGGTLPSGRAGSTVVDLSKPYKYKILRPGSAKEETVAILEKHGFVETV; this is encoded by the exons ATGGCTTGGAGTATGGAAAGATGTGACTTGGGTCTTGATGATAAGATTGGAGTTGTTCATCCTGCAACAGAGGCTTATGCTGCAGAGGCAGTTCAAGCTTTGAAAGCTGGGAAGGTTATTGCAGTTCCCACTGATACACTATATGGATTTGCTTGTGATGCTTG CCTGTTGGAAGCAGTTAACAGGATTTATGAGATTAAAGGCCGTAAACATACAAGCCCGTTAGCTATTTGTGTTGGTGACGTATCAGACATAAACCGTTTTGCTCTAACCGATCATTTACCTCATGGTCTGCTTGATTCTCTCCTCCCTGGGCCTGTCACAGTTGTACTAAAACGAG GAGAATCAAGTGCTCTTGAACGATCTTTGAACCCGGGATTTGATAGTATAGGAGTTAGAGTTCCCGATTGCAATTTCATTAGGCTCATTGCCCGTGGTTCAGGAACTGCCTTGGCCCTTACCAGTGCAAACCTAAGTGGACAACCAAGTAGTGTTTGCATCaaagattttgaaaaactatGGGAACACTGTGCTTCTGTTTATGATGGCGGGACGCTTCCATCCGGCCGTGCAGGTTCAACCGTTGTGGATCTCAGTAAACCATACAAATACAAGATTCTTAGACCTGGAAG CGCAAAGGAAGAGACAGTTGCCATATTGGAGAAGCATGGTTTTGTTGAGACGGTGTAA
- the LOC131624340 gene encoding uncharacterized protein LOC131624340 isoform X1: MMIQGRFLLNTPFLPNFFFRGSLQHNQRIRRGLSKNMAWSMERCDLGLDDKIGVVHPATEAYAAEAVQALKAGKVIAVPTDTLYGFACDACLLEAVNRIYEIKGRKHTSPLAICVGDVSDINRFALTDHLPHGLLDSLLPGPVTVVLKRGESSALERSLNPGFDSIGVRVPDCNFIRLIARGSGTALALTSANLSGQPSSVCIKDFEKLWEHCASVYDGGTLPSGRAGSTVVDLSKPYKYKILRPGSAKEETVAILEKHGFVETV; encoded by the exons ATGATGATACAAGGACGGTTTCTTCTCAACACTCCCTTCTTGCCCAATTTCTTCTTTCGAG GAAGTTTGCAACATAATCAAAGGATTAGAAGGGGTTTATCCAAAAACATGGCTTGGAGTATGGAAAGATGTGACTTGGGTCTTGATGATAAGATTGGAGTTGTTCATCCTGCAACAGAGGCTTATGCTGCAGAGGCAGTTCAAGCTTTGAAAGCTGGGAAGGTTATTGCAGTTCCCACTGATACACTATATGGATTTGCTTGTGATGCTTG CCTGTTGGAAGCAGTTAACAGGATTTATGAGATTAAAGGCCGTAAACATACAAGCCCGTTAGCTATTTGTGTTGGTGACGTATCAGACATAAACCGTTTTGCTCTAACCGATCATTTACCTCATGGTCTGCTTGATTCTCTCCTCCCTGGGCCTGTCACAGTTGTACTAAAACGAG GAGAATCAAGTGCTCTTGAACGATCTTTGAACCCGGGATTTGATAGTATAGGAGTTAGAGTTCCCGATTGCAATTTCATTAGGCTCATTGCCCGTGGTTCAGGAACTGCCTTGGCCCTTACCAGTGCAAACCTAAGTGGACAACCAAGTAGTGTTTGCATCaaagattttgaaaaactatGGGAACACTGTGCTTCTGTTTATGATGGCGGGACGCTTCCATCCGGCCGTGCAGGTTCAACCGTTGTGGATCTCAGTAAACCATACAAATACAAGATTCTTAGACCTGGAAG CGCAAAGGAAGAGACAGTTGCCATATTGGAGAAGCATGGTTTTGTTGAGACGGTGTAA
- the LOC131624305 gene encoding GPI-anchored protein LLG3-like: MGSYTFFSSILYFFLLATLVTSSSYISNDIFNSGASTGRSLLQAKKACTVDFESKNFTILTSQCKGPQYRPKICCDALKQFACPFVDNINDLTTNCAEVMFSYINLYGKYPPGLFANECKEGELGLECSDVNNSTSSSVLVPAPNSMVMVSFVGFIGFIFHLF, encoded by the exons ATGGGTTCATATACCTTCTTCTCttccattctctatttttttctcctaGCTACATTGGTCACATCTTCTTCATACATATCAA ATGACATATTTAATTCTGGTGCATCCACTGGTCGTTCCCTCTTACAAGCTAAGAAAG CTTGCACTGTTGATTTTGAGAGCAAGAACTTCACAATCCTAACAAGTCAATGTAAAGGACCACAATACCGTCCAAAGATTTGTTGTGATGCATTAAAACAATTTGCTTGTCCATTTGTTGATAACATCAATGATTTGACAACTAATTGTGCTGAAGTTATGTTTAGTTACATAAATCTCTATGGAAAATATCCACCTGGATTATTTGCTAATGAATGTAAAGAAGGTGAATTAGGTCTTGAATGTTCAGATGTTAACAATAGTACTTCTAGTAGTGTTCTTGTGCCTGCTCCTAACTCTATGGTGATGGTTTCATTTGTTGGTTTTATTGGATttattttccatttgttttga
- the LOC131624343 gene encoding GPI-anchored protein LLG1-like produces MAFSTCFCYFKVAYAFFSSFLYFFLLMTLATSSPFLSDDIFESNTFTGRALLQTMKACEVDFEHQNYTIIISQCKGPRYPRRACCEAFKEFACPFADEINDLTTNCATIMFSYIKANGKYPPGLFAHECREGQKGLDCSLVKIANSSNISSSVHVAAPHPMLLISIIGFLGFTF; encoded by the exons ATGGCTTTCTCAACTTGCTTTTGCTATTTCAAg GTTGCTTAtgccttcttctcttcttttctctattttttccTCCTAATGACATTGGCAACCTCTTCTCCATTCCTATCAG ATGACATATTTGAGTCTAATACTTTCACTGGCCGCGCCCTACTACAAACTATGAAAG CTTGTGAAGTTGATTTTGAACACCAGAACTACACAATCATAATAAGCCAATGTAAAGGTCCAAGATACCCTCGAAGAGCTTGCTGTGAGGCATTCAAAGAATTTGCTTGTCCATTTGCTGATGAGATTAATGACTTGACAACTAATTGTGCTACAATTATGTTTAGTTACATAAAGGCCAATGGAAAATATCCACCTGGATTATTTGCCCATGAGTGCAGAGAAGGGCAAAAAGGTCTTGATTGCAGCTTGGTAAAAATAGCCAATAGTTCTAATATTTCTAGCAGTGTTCATGTGGCTGCTCCTCACCCTATGTTGTTGATTTCAATTATCGGTTTTTTGGGATTTACTTTCTAA
- the LOC131624342 gene encoding protein ABA DEFICIENT 4, chloroplastic-like isoform X1 codes for MAFSSSCFCHSKIDYLGKKTIWNGTDLCHKLIVRSRINIMKDWSFIRGSRVLGKQKAMRLASYRKPSPVYASLLSGSQIASTAFTIGTTAVLPFYTLMVLAPNSDLTKKSMQSNVPYAILGILYAYLLYLSWTPETVELIFASKYLLPELTSIGKMFSSEMTLASAWIHLLVIDLFAARQVFLDGQENEIETRHSVSLCLFFCPVGILSHVITKALTTTTEENK; via the exons ATGGCTTTCTCTTCTTCCTGCTTTTGCCATTCCAAG ATTGATTACTTAGggaagaaaacaatttggaatGGCACTGATCTTTGTCACAAACTCATTGTGAGAAGTAGAATCAACATAATGAAAGATTGGAGTTTCATAAGAGGATCAAGAGTTCTTGGGAAACAAAAAGCTATGAGATTGGCATCTTATAGAAAACCAAGTCCAGTATATGCTTCAT TGTTATCTGGATCACAAATTGCTAGCACTGCCTTTACAATAGGAACAACAGCAGTACTTCCATTTTACACTCTCATGGTTCTAGCTCCCAATTCTGACCTA ACAAAAAAATCTATGCAAAGTAATGTTCCATATGCAATACTTGGAATTTTATATGCATATTTATTGTATCTTTCATGGACTCCTGAGACAGTTGAACTGATTTTTGCAAGTAAATACTTACTACCAGAG CTAACTAGTATAGGAAAAATGTTCTCTAGTGAGATGACTTTAGCTTCTGCCTGGATTCACCTGCTTGTTATTGATCTCTTTGCTGCAAG GCAGGTATTTCTAGATGGACAAGAGAATGAGATTGAGACAAGGCATTCAGTTTCTCTTTGCTTGTTCTTTTGCCCTGTTGGGATTCTTTCTCATGTCATAACCAAAGCATTGACTACAACTACCGAAGAAAACAAATAG
- the LOC131624342 gene encoding protein ABA DEFICIENT 4, chloroplastic-like isoform X2: MKDWSFIRGSRVLGKQKAMRLASYRKPSPVYASLLSGSQIASTAFTIGTTAVLPFYTLMVLAPNSDLTKKSMQSNVPYAILGILYAYLLYLSWTPETVELIFASKYLLPELTSIGKMFSSEMTLASAWIHLLVIDLFAARQVFLDGQENEIETRHSVSLCLFFCPVGILSHVITKALTTTTEENK, encoded by the exons ATGAAAGATTGGAGTTTCATAAGAGGATCAAGAGTTCTTGGGAAACAAAAAGCTATGAGATTGGCATCTTATAGAAAACCAAGTCCAGTATATGCTTCAT TGTTATCTGGATCACAAATTGCTAGCACTGCCTTTACAATAGGAACAACAGCAGTACTTCCATTTTACACTCTCATGGTTCTAGCTCCCAATTCTGACCTA ACAAAAAAATCTATGCAAAGTAATGTTCCATATGCAATACTTGGAATTTTATATGCATATTTATTGTATCTTTCATGGACTCCTGAGACAGTTGAACTGATTTTTGCAAGTAAATACTTACTACCAGAG CTAACTAGTATAGGAAAAATGTTCTCTAGTGAGATGACTTTAGCTTCTGCCTGGATTCACCTGCTTGTTATTGATCTCTTTGCTGCAAG GCAGGTATTTCTAGATGGACAAGAGAATGAGATTGAGACAAGGCATTCAGTTTCTCTTTGCTTGTTCTTTTGCCCTGTTGGGATTCTTTCTCATGTCATAACCAAAGCATTGACTACAACTACCGAAGAAAACAAATAG
- the LOC131624341 gene encoding uncharacterized protein LOC131624341, whose translation MMSPNHLSDDRASPPHHHFRHTPLQIIHVVANFLRIWSIYSMFRYLSQTGASVVLFLFACLAPAAILFLILQKPWKGRPLSNTQVVPSIINGFITALYLVLWGKGLKSCGPVRAILGEYSGAVLGVLSGVLYGRRSNLWKKIGGLVAMCASFYLLSEGWATATYSPFSWEDREESEAQKEHVLGLKHMLIPIIAGILSALRRVIARRVSIKNQLKRRLHALTIASATCFMFPIAMWDVIIGSPSESNGKLPFSAWAFFSTILFGNIVIFYADSIAEERLHMVFSSPRHLMAASACIIVMEFVYKMDFSLTGFVVCSLILGFGIYEATSLERNKKDSTRKSDLLNGEFDNPMEMSSLPT comes from the exons ATGATGTCCCCAAATCATTTGTCAGATGATCGGGCCTCTCCTCCTCATCATCATTTCAG ACACACACCCTTGCAGATAATTCATGTTGTTGCAAATTTCTTGAGGATATGGTCAATATACTCCATGTTCCGATACTTATCACAGACCGGAGCTTCAGttgttctgtttctttttgcctgtCTGGCTCCTGCAGCTATCCTATTTTTGATTTTGCAAAAGCCTTGGAAGGGAAGGCCACTTTCTAATACACAG GTTGTGCCTTCGATAATAAATGGTTTTATAACAGCACTGTATCTGGTCTTATGGGGCAAGGGACTGAAATCATGTGGCCCTGTTAG AGCGATATTGGGTGAGTATTCTGGCGCTGTTCTTGGAGTACTTTCTGGAGTGTTGTATGGGAGGAGAAGCAATTTGTGGAAAAAG ATAGGTGGCCTAGTTGCCATGTGTGCATCATTTTACCTGCTATCTGAAGGATGGGCTACAGCAACATATTCTCCGTTCT CTTGGGAAGATAGAGAGGAATCTGAGGCTCAGAAAGAACACGTATTGGGTTTGAAGCATATGTTAATTCCTATTATTGCTGGTATCCTATCAGCACTTAGGAGAGTGATCGCAAGGCGCGTTTCAATCAAG AATCAACTTAAAAGGCGGCTCCATGCTTTAACTATTGCTTCTGCGACGTGTTTTATGTTTCCAATTGCCATGTGGGACGTAATCATA ggatCACCTTCCGAAAGCAACGGGAAACTTCCATTCTCGGCCTGGGCCTTCTTCAGCACAATTCTCTTTGGAAATATTGTGATATTCTATGCTGACAGTATTGCAGAGGAGAG ATTGCACATGGTCTTCTCCTCACCGAGGCATTTGATGGCGGCTAGTGCATGCATCATTGTCATGGAGTTTGTGTACAAGATGGATTTTTCTCTCACAGGCTTCGTGGTTTGCAGCTTAATATTAGGTTTTG GGATATATGAAGCAACTTCATTGGAGCGAAATAAAAAAGATTCTACCCGAAAATCAGATTTATTGAATGGAGAATTCGATAATCCAATGGAGATGTCATCGCTACCTACTTGA